One Cuculus canorus isolate bCucCan1 chromosome 1, bCucCan1.pri, whole genome shotgun sequence DNA segment encodes these proteins:
- the SOCS2 gene encoding suppressor of cytokine signaling 2, whose translation MTLRSGGSLRSSEGAWERPGAAAEPREEQLDAAMDELRRAGWYWGNMTVAEAKERLQDAPEGTFLVRDSSHSEYLLTISVKTSAGPTNLRIEYQDGKFRLDSITCVRSRLKQFNSVVHLIEYYVLMCKDRTETPSNGTVHLYLNKPLYTSAPSLQHRCRITINKCTNQIWELPLPTRLKEYLKEYQYQV comes from the exons ATGACCCTGCGCTCCGGCGGGTCCCTGCGGAGCTCGGAGGGCGCCTGGGAGCGCCCCGGGGCGGCGGCGGAGCCCcgtgaggagcagctggacgCGGCCATGGACGAGCTGCGGCGGGCAG GATGGTACTGGGGCAACATGACTGTTGCTGAAGCCAAAGAGAGATTACAGGATGCTCCTGAAGGGACCTTCTTGGTTAGGGACAGTTCACATTCAGAGTACCTGCTGActatttcagtaaagacatCAGCAGGACCGACCAATCTGCGTATAGAATATCAAGATGGCAAGTTTAGACTGGACTCTATCACTTGTGTCAGATCTAGACTTAAACAGTTCAACAGTGTCGTGCATTTGATTGAGTACTATGTTCTTATGTGCAAGGACAGAACCGAAACGCCTTCAAATGGGACAGTTCATCTCTACTTGAACAAACCTCTCTATACATCTGCTCCGTCTCTGCAACACCGCTGCAGAATAACAATAAACAAATGTACAAATCAGATCTGGGAGCTGCCGTTACCAACACGACTGAAAGAGTACTTGAAAGAGTACCAATACCAGGTATAA